In Granulicatella elegans, one genomic interval encodes:
- a CDS encoding Gx transporter family protein has protein sequence MKQNLTLKKMLFISLLTAQGIILSLLEQAIPFPFAFAPGAKLGVANIITVIGLYTLSLQEVVLVVLLRTLLAALLGGTFSTLLYSSAGATFSLLGMLLIKQLGPKRVSLIGVSATGGILHNFGQLVIASFIAKSWTVLLYLPAMSIVGIFAGIAIGIAANYALNHVKILKKLS, from the coding sequence ATGAAACAAAATTTAACGTTGAAAAAAATGTTATTTATTTCGTTATTAACAGCTCAAGGAATTATTTTGAGTTTGCTAGAACAAGCGATTCCTTTTCCTTTTGCGTTTGCACCAGGAGCTAAATTAGGAGTTGCGAATATCATTACGGTCATCGGTTTATATACATTGTCCTTACAAGAAGTGGTATTAGTAGTGTTACTCAGAACATTATTAGCAGCTTTGTTAGGGGGGACTTTCTCTACTTTATTGTACAGTAGTGCTGGTGCTACGTTTAGTTTGTTAGGAATGTTACTGATTAAACAATTAGGTCCAAAACGTGTGAGTCTGATTGGTGTGAGTGCGACAGGAGGAATCTTACATAATTTTGGGCAATTAGTGATTGCGAGTTTTATCGCAAAATCTTGGACAGTACTTTTATATTTACCAGCCATGTCGATTGTAGGAATTTTTGCAGGTATTGCGATTGGGATTGCGGCAAATTATGCATTAAATCATGTGAAGATATTAAAAAAATTATCGTGA
- a CDS encoding lipid II:glycine glycyltransferase FemX, which produces MYIKDMRNSIAEYHEFLQTQGNCTLFQTPEWGEVKTRGEWSNDILFVMNDQDEPVAATMILYRALPVVKRYLAYAPRGIVTDYHHAEQFKEVIQALKAYLKQKRVFGLKIDPEIMWRERCNDFSIVEDGINQESVRQLLLESGFVSQPLDLGFDGIQPRMTMIVELEDKGKGILDTFSSKERYKVTMAQKRGVVCYKGSIEDIDDYEVLNRITAERDQYIARSKEYLTTIYETLHTHDMMDLYFAKIDYHVAKESTENRIHQAKAEVEKIASQVESTQNEKKRANLLNQRESLLKNISKYEQEVVELEALCKEYPNGKVLSGAFVATYKETAYYLYGANITDDAGLNANKALQTWIMQQLYDEKGIRHYDMFGVSSNAEDHTGITKFKQSFAPILVEYIGEFDLPINRFWFTIFQDVAPKVMEWKRNLLMRRS; this is translated from the coding sequence ATGTATATTAAAGATATGAGAAATTCTATTGCAGAATATCATGAGTTTTTACAAACTCAAGGAAATTGTACTCTTTTTCAAACTCCGGAATGGGGAGAAGTGAAAACAAGAGGAGAATGGAGTAATGACATTCTTTTTGTGATGAATGATCAAGATGAACCAGTTGCAGCGACGATGATTTTATATCGTGCCCTTCCTGTTGTGAAAAGATATTTAGCGTATGCTCCTAGAGGAATTGTGACGGATTATCATCATGCAGAACAATTTAAAGAAGTGATTCAAGCTTTGAAGGCTTATTTAAAACAAAAACGAGTGTTTGGGTTGAAAATTGACCCAGAAATTATGTGGAGAGAACGATGCAATGACTTTTCAATTGTAGAAGATGGAATCAATCAAGAATCCGTTCGTCAATTATTGTTAGAATCAGGATTTGTAAGTCAGCCACTAGATTTAGGTTTTGATGGCATTCAACCAAGAATGACGATGATTGTTGAACTGGAAGATAAAGGGAAAGGGATTTTAGACACTTTCTCTTCTAAGGAAAGATATAAAGTCACAATGGCACAAAAACGTGGAGTTGTTTGTTATAAAGGGAGTATCGAAGATATTGATGATTATGAAGTGTTAAATCGTATTACTGCTGAGCGTGATCAATATATTGCGAGAAGTAAAGAGTATTTAACAACGATTTATGAAACATTACATACTCACGATATGATGGATTTATATTTTGCAAAAATTGATTATCATGTCGCAAAAGAATCAACAGAAAATAGAATTCACCAAGCCAAAGCAGAGGTGGAAAAAATTGCGTCACAAGTTGAAAGTACTCAAAATGAGAAAAAGAGAGCTAATTTATTGAATCAAAGAGAAAGCTTGTTGAAAAATATTTCAAAATATGAACAAGAAGTGGTTGAGTTAGAAGCGTTATGTAAAGAATATCCAAATGGAAAAGTCTTAAGCGGTGCATTTGTCGCAACGTATAAAGAAACGGCGTATTATTTATATGGAGCGAATATTACAGATGATGCAGGCTTAAATGCAAATAAAGCTTTGCAAACATGGATTATGCAACAACTGTATGATGAAAAAGGTATTCGCCACTATGATATGTTTGGTGTTTCAAGTAATGCGGAAGATCATACGGGTATTACAAAATTCAAACAGTCTTTTGCCCCAATATTAGTCGAGTATATTGGAGAATTTGATTTACCGATTAATCGCTTTTGGTTTACAATATTCCAAGATGTTGCACCAAAAGTGATGGAATGGAAGAGAAATTTATTGATGCGTCGTTCATAA
- the glnA gene encoding type I glutamate--ammonia ligase, which translates to MTITQEEILKQVEEMDVRYLRLIFTDILGTIKNVEVPITQLKKVLSNKMMFDGSSIEGFVRIEESDMYLYPDLDTWVVFPWSSKHGTIARLICDVYKPDGTPFAGDPRSNLKRILEEMEDLGFSNFNLGPEPEFFLFKLDENGEPTLEGNDQGSYFDLAPVDLGEECRREIVLELEKIGFDIEASHHEVAPGQHEIDWKYAPAVAACDNIQTFKLVVKTIARKHGLHATFMPKPVFGIAGSGMHFNLSLFDKEGNNAFYDPTDEHGVSDSCRYFIAGVMKHAKALTAICNPTVNSYKRLVPGYEAPVYIAWSAQNRSPLIRIPEARGLSTRIELRSVDPVANPYLAMAAILRAGLEGIREKLPVPDPVDRNIYAMTTAERKEVGIDDLPSSLAEAIDCLKADTVVKDALGGHIYSNFVEAKKFEWAAYRSQVTQWELDQYLKLF; encoded by the coding sequence ATGACAATCACACAAGAAGAAATTTTAAAACAAGTTGAGGAAATGGACGTTCGCTATTTACGTTTGATTTTTACGGATATTTTAGGAACGATTAAAAATGTGGAAGTGCCAATTACTCAATTAAAAAAAGTATTATCGAATAAAATGATGTTCGATGGTTCATCTATTGAAGGTTTTGTTCGTATTGAAGAAAGTGATATGTACTTATATCCTGATTTAGATACGTGGGTTGTATTTCCATGGAGTAGTAAACACGGAACAATCGCGCGATTAATTTGTGATGTATATAAACCAGATGGAACACCATTTGCGGGAGATCCACGTTCAAACTTAAAACGTATTTTAGAAGAAATGGAAGACTTAGGATTTTCTAATTTTAACTTAGGACCAGAGCCAGAGTTCTTCTTATTCAAATTAGATGAAAATGGAGAACCAACGCTTGAAGGAAATGACCAAGGAAGTTACTTCGATTTAGCTCCAGTCGATTTAGGAGAAGAATGTCGTCGTGAAATTGTACTAGAATTAGAAAAAATTGGATTTGACATTGAAGCCAGTCACCATGAAGTAGCACCAGGTCAACATGAAATTGACTGGAAATATGCTCCTGCAGTAGCAGCCTGTGATAATATTCAAACCTTTAAATTAGTCGTCAAAACAATTGCACGCAAACATGGATTGCATGCAACCTTTATGCCAAAACCAGTGTTTGGAATTGCAGGAAGTGGAATGCACTTCAATTTATCATTATTTGATAAAGAAGGGAATAATGCTTTCTATGACCCAACGGATGAACATGGAGTAAGTGATAGTTGTCGTTATTTCATTGCAGGTGTTATGAAACATGCGAAAGCTTTAACAGCGATTTGTAATCCTACAGTCAACTCTTATAAACGTTTAGTGCCAGGATATGAAGCGCCTGTATATATTGCATGGTCAGCTCAAAACCGTTCTCCATTAATTCGTATTCCTGAAGCAAGAGGACTTTCTACTCGTATCGAATTAAGAAGTGTGGATCCAGTGGCAAATCCTTATTTAGCAATGGCAGCTATTTTACGTGCTGGTTTAGAAGGAATTCGTGAAAAATTACCAGTTCCTGATCCAGTTGATCGCAATATTTATGCAATGACAACAGCTGAAAGAAAAGAAGTAGGAATTGATGATCTTCCAAGTAGTTTAGCAGAAGCAATTGATTGCTTGAAAGCTGACACAGTTGTAAAAGATGCATTAGGTGGACATATTTACAGCAACTTTGTAGAAGCGAAAAAATTCGAATGGGCAGCGTATCGTTCACAAGTCACACAATGGGAATTAGATCAATATTTAAAACTGTTTTAA
- a CDS encoding MerR family transcriptional regulator: MGEKELRRSLAVFPIGTVMKLTDLTARQIRYYEEQRLVSPERSDTNRRMYSLNDVDRLLEIKDYLADGLTIVAIQKIYSNVKKNPLEKPSSNDGLTDEDVRRILYNEIMHIGRLSGQEKLL, from the coding sequence ATGGGAGAAAAGGAATTACGACGTTCTTTAGCAGTGTTTCCAATAGGAACAGTCATGAAATTAACGGATTTAACAGCAAGACAAATTCGCTACTATGAAGAACAACGTTTAGTTTCACCGGAACGTTCAGACACTAATCGTAGAATGTATTCGTTAAACGATGTAGATCGATTATTAGAAATCAAAGACTACTTGGCAGATGGATTGACCATTGTTGCGATTCAAAAAATTTATTCGAATGTGAAAAAGAATCCGTTAGAAAAACCTTCATCAAATGATGGTTTAACGGATGAAGACGTTCGACGAATTTTATATAACGAAATTATGCATATTGGAAGATTATCTGGACAAGAGAAATTACTATAG
- the thiT gene encoding energy-coupled thiamine transporter ThiT — protein MSIKRIAWVEGAIVAALAMALSFIPHFMGWFSPSFGAIVLVVFALRRGLYPALFSGLVWGILHFVLGKVVYLSFSQVLLEYIVAFGVMGFAGLLHHQFQSAIRSEKQALAIVYIFISSIIGVGIRYFWHFVAGFLFWGKYAPEGVSPYWYSFTVNGVAGLQTLIVTIVVAILLLKSPKIYKEK, from the coding sequence ATGTCAATCAAAAGAATTGCATGGGTGGAGGGAGCAATTGTTGCAGCTTTAGCGATGGCGTTATCATTTATTCCTCATTTTATGGGATGGTTTTCTCCATCGTTTGGTGCGATTGTTTTAGTAGTGTTCGCGTTGCGTAGAGGATTGTATCCAGCGCTATTTTCAGGTCTAGTGTGGGGAATCTTACATTTTGTGCTTGGAAAAGTTGTTTACTTGTCATTCTCTCAAGTACTTTTAGAATATATTGTTGCGTTTGGAGTGATGGGATTTGCTGGATTACTTCATCATCAATTCCAATCTGCTATTCGTAGTGAAAAACAAGCGTTAGCAATTGTTTATATTTTTATTTCTTCGATCATCGGTGTTGGTATTCGCTATTTTTGGCATTTTGTAGCAGGATTTTTATTCTGGGGGAAATATGCACCAGAAGGAGTATCTCCATATTGGTATTCTTTCACTGTTAATGGAGTTGCTGGATTGCAAACGCTCATTGTAACAATTGTGGTAGCAATTTTATTATTGAAATCTCCAAAAATTTATAAAGAAAAATAA
- the merR gene encoding Hg(II)-responsive transcriptional regulator, with protein sequence MIYRISEFADKCGVNKETIRYYERKNLLQEPHRTEAGYRIYSYDDVKRVGFIKRIQELGFSLSEIYKLLGVVDKDEVRCQDMFEFVSKKQKEVQKQIEDLKRIETMLDDLKQRCPDEKKLHSCPIIETLT encoded by the coding sequence ATGATTTATCGCATTAGTGAGTTTGCAGATAAATGTGGAGTTAATAAAGAAACGATCAGATATTACGAGCGAAAAAATTTATTACAAGAACCTCACCGAACGGAAGCTGGTTATCGGATATATTCATATGATGACGTTAAGCGTGTTGGGTTTATTAAACGAATACAGGAACTTGGTTTCTCTTTAAGCGAGATTTATAAATTACTTGGTGTTGTAGATAAAGATGAAGTTCGTTGTCAAGATATGTTCGAATTTGTTTCTAAAAAACAAAAGGAAGTGCAAAAACAAATAGAGGATTTAAAACGAATTGAAACTATGTTAGACGACTTAAAACAACGATGTCCAGATGAAAAGAAATTACATTCGTGTCCAATAATAGAAACATTAACATGA
- the merA gene encoding mercury(II) reductase, whose protein sequence is MNKFKVNISGMTCTGCEKHVESALEKIGAKNIESSYRRGEAVFELPDDIEVESAIKAIDEANYQAGEIEEVSSLENVALINEDNYDLLIIGSGAAAFSSAIKAIEYGAKVGMIERGTVGGTCVNIGCVPSKTLLRAGEINHLSKDNPFIGLQTSAGEVDLASLITQKDKLVSELRNQKYMDLIDEYNFDLIKGEAKFVDASTVEVNGTKLSAKRFLIATGASPSLPQISGLEKMDYLTSTTLLELKKIPKRLTVIGSGYIGMELGQLFHHLGSEITLMQRSERLLKEYDPEISESVEKALIEQGINLVKGATFERVEQSGEIKRVYVTVNGSREVIESDQLLVATGRKTNTDSLNLSAAGVETGKNNEILINDFGQTSNEKIYAAGDVTLGPQFVYVAAYEGGIITDNAIGGLNKKIDLSVVPAVTFTNPTVATVGLTEEQAKEKGYDVKTSVLPLDAVPRAIVNRETTGVFKLVADAETLKVLGVHIVSENAGDVIYAASLAVKFGLTIEDLTETLAPYLTMAEGLKLVALTFDKDISKLSCCAG, encoded by the coding sequence ATGAATAAATTTAAGGTAAACATTTCAGGAATGACTTGTACGGGTTGTGAAAAACACGTAGAATCAGCACTTGAAAAGATAGGTGCTAAAAATATTGAGTCTAGTTATCGTCGTGGTGAAGCAGTATTTGAACTGCCCGATGATATTGAGGTTGAAAGTGCAATAAAGGCGATTGATGAAGCAAATTACCAAGCCGGAGAAATTGAAGAAGTATCATCACTAGAAAACGTGGCGTTAATTAATGAAGACAATTATGACCTTCTTATTATTGGTTCTGGTGCTGCTGCCTTTTCTTCGGCAATTAAAGCTATAGAATACGGTGCAAAAGTTGGAATGATTGAGCGTGGAACGGTTGGGGGAACCTGTGTGAATATTGGCTGTGTTCCGTCAAAAACTCTTCTTAGGGCAGGGGAAATCAATCATTTATCAAAAGACAATCCGTTTATAGGTTTACAAACATCCGCTGGAGAAGTGGATTTAGCTAGTTTAATCACGCAAAAGGATAAATTGGTGAGCGAACTTCGGAATCAAAAATATATGGATTTAATTGATGAATATAATTTTGATTTAATTAAAGGTGAAGCAAAATTCGTTGATGCTAGTACGGTTGAGGTCAATGGGACAAAGTTATCTGCAAAACGCTTTTTAATTGCAACAGGTGCATCGCCTTCGTTGCCCCAAATTTCAGGACTTGAAAAAATGGACTATTTAACTAGTACAACACTTCTTGAGTTAAAGAAAATACCAAAACGATTAACTGTAATTGGTTCAGGATACATTGGAATGGAGCTTGGACAACTATTTCATCATTTAGGTTCAGAAATAACGCTTATGCAAAGAAGTGAGCGACTTTTAAAGGAGTATGATCCTGAGATTTCAGAGTCAGTTGAAAAAGCGTTAATTGAACAGGGTATAAACCTTGTCAAAGGGGCAACTTTTGAGCGTGTTGAACAAAGTGGAGAGATAAAAAGGGTTTACGTAACAGTAAATGGCAGTAGAGAAGTCATTGAATCAGATCAGTTACTTGTTGCCACTGGAAGAAAAACAAATACGGATTCTTTAAATTTAAGTGCAGCAGGTGTTGAAACTGGAAAAAATAATGAAATCCTGATCAATGATTTTGGTCAAACAAGTAATGAAAAGATTTATGCAGCAGGAGATGTGACTTTAGGACCACAATTTGTATATGTAGCAGCCTATGAAGGTGGAATTATTACTGATAATGCTATTGGTGGATTAAACAAAAAAATAGATTTATCGGTAGTTCCTGCTGTTACGTTTACGAATCCGACGGTTGCAACGGTTGGTTTAACAGAAGAACAAGCAAAAGAGAAAGGGTATGATGTGAAGACATCTGTATTACCTTTAGATGCTGTTCCAAGAGCAATTGTAAACCGTGAAACAACCGGTGTATTTAAACTAGTAGCAGATGCAGAAACACTAAAAGTATTAGGGGTTCATATTGTATCTGAAAATGCAGGAGATGTCATCTATGCAGCATCATTAGCTGTTAAATTTGGCTTAACGATAGAAGATTTAACAGAAACCCTAGCACCATATTTAACAATGGCTGAAGGGCTAAAATTAGTTGCACTTACGTTCGATAAAGATATTTCGAAATTATCTTGTTGTGCAGGCTAA
- a CDS encoding ISL3 family transposase: MSDLLSLPDIKTIEPPQENETDMMFKVEAVGPPERCPECGFDKLYKHSSRNQLIMDLPIRLKRVGLQLNRRRYKCRECGSTFWERLISVDEKRSMTKRLLKSIQEQSMSKTFVEVAESVGVDEKTIRNVFKDYVALKEREYQFETPKWLGIDEIHIIRRPRLVLTNIERRTIYDIKPNRNKETVIQRLSEISDRTYIEYVTMDMWKPYKDAVNTILPQAKVVVDKFHVVRMANQALDNVRKSLKAHMSQKERRTLMRERFILLKRKHDLNERESFLLDTWLGNLPALKEAYELKEEFYWIWDTPDPDEGHLRYSQWRHRCMSSNSKDAYKDLVRAVDNWHVEIFNYFDKRLTNAYTESINSIIRQVERMGRGYSFDALRAKILFNEKLHKKRKPRFNSSAFNKAMLYDTFNWYEVNDHDITDNLGVDFSTLIKNLEKGDL, from the coding sequence ATGTCAGACTTATTATCCCTACCAGACATTAAAACAATAGAACCGCCACAAGAAAATGAAACCGATATGATGTTTAAAGTTGAAGCAGTCGGACCACCTGAACGTTGTCCTGAATGTGGTTTTGACAAGTTGTACAAACACAGTTCAAGAAATCAACTAATTATGGATTTGCCCATTCGTTTAAAGCGAGTGGGCTTACAATTGAACCGTAGACGATACAAGTGTCGTGAATGCGGATCTACCTTCTGGGAACGCCTAATATCTGTAGATGAAAAGCGTAGTATGACCAAAAGGCTTTTAAAGTCCATTCAAGAGCAATCCATGTCTAAGACCTTTGTAGAAGTCGCAGAAAGCGTTGGTGTTGACGAGAAAACCATTAGGAACGTTTTTAAGGACTATGTGGCACTCAAAGAACGTGAATACCAGTTTGAAACTCCTAAGTGGCTTGGGATAGACGAGATACATATTATCCGTAGACCTCGGCTTGTATTGACTAATATTGAACGCAGGACTATTTATGACATCAAGCCTAACCGTAACAAGGAAACAGTCATCCAACGTCTTTCAGAAATCAGTGACAGGACTTACATTGAGTACGTCACAATGGATATGTGGAAGCCCTACAAAGACGCAGTGAACACTATCCTTCCACAAGCTAAAGTTGTCGTAGATAAGTTTCATGTAGTTAGAATGGCTAATCAAGCCTTAGATAACGTCAGAAAGTCTTTGAAAGCCCATATGAGCCAAAAAGAAAGACGTACCCTTATGCGTGAAAGGTTTATCCTTCTAAAGCGTAAACACGATCTAAATGAACGTGAATCATTCCTCTTAGATACTTGGTTAGGTAATCTTCCTGCTTTAAAAGAAGCCTATGAACTCAAAGAAGAGTTTTACTGGATATGGGATACTCCTGATCCAGATGAAGGTCATCTTCGTTATAGTCAATGGAGACACCGTTGTATGTCCAGCAACTCTAAAGACGCATATAAAGACCTCGTGAGAGCCGTAGACAACTGGCATGTTGAAATATTCAACTACTTTGATAAAAGGCTCACTAATGCTTATACGGAGTCAATTAACAGCATTATTAGGCAGGTAGAGCGAATGGGTAGAGGTTACTCGTTTGATGCCTTACGAGCCAAAATCCTTTTCAATGAGAAGCTCCATAAAAAGCGTAAGCCACGATTTAATTCAAGTGCTTTCAATAAAGCTATGTTATACGATACTTTCAATTGGTATGAAGTGAATGATCACGACATTACAGACAACTTAGGTGTCGATTTTTCCACACTTATTAAGAATTTGGAGAAGGGTGATTTATAA
- the pfkB gene encoding 1-phosphofructokinase, protein MIYTITFNPAVDLVIQVPNCQLGKLNRSMGEEYVAGGKGINMSVVLKRLGVDNVATGFIGGFSGKYIEGFLESEGINPRFISVEGTTRINVKVKGEVETEINAAGPAVGKEKFQELVNYLEDKVKEEDVVFLAGNAAPGLDETSYVEIAKLCHARGVKLVLDTTKASLLACLPYQPFIIKPNQHELEELFGVKIKTQEGMIAYAFKLQEKGARNVLISCGGEGAFLVSETGQVLTSNTPKGILINSVGAGDSMLAGFMAKYIETNDFKESLKQGAASGSATAFSVGIATRELIEALIPQIKMGIRILWWKRAYKSPFSKFLISVEKSTPKLSVMS, encoded by the coding sequence ATGATTTACACCATTACGTTTAATCCAGCAGTGGATTTAGTCATCCAAGTTCCAAATTGTCAATTAGGTAAATTAAATCGTTCAATGGGTGAGGAATATGTAGCAGGTGGCAAAGGGATTAATATGTCGGTTGTGTTAAAACGACTAGGAGTTGATAATGTTGCTACAGGTTTTATTGGAGGGTTTTCAGGGAAGTATATTGAAGGGTTTCTAGAAAGCGAAGGGATTAACCCGAGGTTTATTTCTGTAGAAGGTACAACAAGAATTAATGTCAAAGTTAAAGGAGAAGTAGAAACAGAAATCAATGCAGCTGGCCCTGCTGTGGGGAAAGAGAAGTTTCAAGAATTAGTGAATTATTTGGAAGACAAGGTGAAAGAAGAGGATGTTGTATTTTTAGCTGGTAATGCTGCTCCAGGATTAGATGAGACGTCTTATGTTGAAATTGCAAAGCTTTGTCATGCAAGAGGGGTAAAATTAGTACTAGATACAACAAAAGCTTCATTATTAGCCTGTTTACCTTATCAACCGTTTATTATTAAGCCGAACCAACATGAATTAGAAGAATTATTTGGAGTGAAAATTAAAACGCAAGAAGGAATGATAGCCTATGCGTTTAAATTACAAGAAAAGGGCGCACGTAATGTTTTGATTTCTTGTGGAGGTGAAGGAGCATTTCTAGTCAGTGAAACAGGACAAGTATTGACTTCCAATACTCCAAAAGGTATCCTAATCAATTCTGTCGGTGCTGGAGATTCGATGTTAGCAGGTTTTATGGCGAAATATATAGAAACAAATGATTTTAAAGAGAGCCTTAAACAAGGGGCGGCATCAGGTAGTGCCACTGCCTTTTCTGTAGGGATTGCAACTAGAGAGTTGATTGAAGCATTAATACCACAAATAAAAATGGGTATTCGGATTTTATGGTGGAAAAGGGCTTATAAATCACCCTTCTCCAAATTCTTAATAAGTGTGGAAAAATCGACACCTAAGTTGTCTGTAATGTCGTGA
- a CDS encoding IS1182 family transposase: MYKNYTTPTDTLELNFTLTVPKNHIAQFINQFVDSIPDSIIFPNTTSKMGRPAHHPRMLLKMILFAYTRSTYSGRKIVQLNEENIPMQWLSQQTYVCYHVINNFRSNEQFSSIIKNIFVYFTLLLQHYHIIDSDSLFIDGTKVQADANRYSFVWRKAIERYDEALNEKISTLYDQLIQNQVNIALSEEEKITEYGVHAMIEATNNSLEQLEELIEEEPKHIVGGSKNKQKKRLLNSFKRQLEKDFLPRKEKYTIAKETFDNRNSYSKTDNDATFMCMKEDAMKNRELKPGYNLQIATNHQYVLGFDVFPNPTDMRTLKPFLNSFKLLDKFSIIIADAGYGSEENYQLILEEYEKTPLIPYTMYEKEQTKKFKNDPSNRQNWYYNEEEDYYIDHLGVKFSFKYYSTRNDKNGFTRRFKVYETDSIQETEALDELAKTPTGQQRQIRVNQVWESYKETIKEALHSDRGSSIYAQRKIEVEPVFGQMKRNFGMRRTHVRGKNAVHNDIGLLFLGMNLQRLRKYILNNMNQGWFIPLDFTEFIKKHVLILISVKIGTCFLLFLRLFAQPL; this comes from the coding sequence ATGTACAAAAATTATACCACACCAACAGATACTTTAGAACTAAATTTTACATTAACCGTCCCTAAAAACCACATTGCTCAATTTATTAATCAGTTTGTAGATTCTATTCCAGATTCTATTATCTTTCCTAATACAACATCAAAAATGGGTAGACCTGCTCATCATCCTCGTATGTTATTAAAAATGATTCTCTTCGCTTATACTCGTTCTACGTATAGTGGTAGAAAAATTGTTCAATTAAATGAAGAAAATATTCCGATGCAGTGGCTTTCTCAACAAACTTATGTCTGTTACCATGTTATTAATAATTTTAGAAGTAATGAACAGTTTTCCTCTATCATTAAAAACATTTTCGTATACTTTACTTTATTACTCCAACACTATCATATTATTGATTCAGATAGTTTATTTATTGATGGTACAAAAGTTCAAGCAGATGCCAATCGTTATTCATTTGTATGGCGTAAAGCTATTGAAAGATATGATGAAGCTTTAAATGAAAAAATTAGTACATTATATGATCAATTAATTCAAAATCAAGTGAATATTGCTTTATCAGAAGAAGAAAAAATTACTGAATATGGTGTTCATGCCATGATTGAAGCTACTAATAACTCTCTAGAACAGTTAGAAGAACTCATTGAAGAAGAACCTAAACATATTGTTGGTGGTTCTAAAAACAAACAGAAAAAACGCTTGTTAAATTCTTTTAAACGTCAACTTGAAAAAGATTTTCTGCCTCGTAAAGAAAAATATACGATAGCTAAGGAAACATTTGATAACCGGAATAGTTATTCTAAAACAGATAACGATGCTACTTTTATGTGTATGAAAGAAGATGCCATGAAAAATCGAGAATTAAAACCTGGCTATAATCTTCAAATCGCAACGAATCATCAATATGTTTTAGGTTTTGATGTATTTCCTAATCCTACAGATATGCGTACTCTTAAACCATTTTTAAATTCATTTAAACTATTAGACAAATTTTCTATTATTATTGCGGATGCTGGATACGGTAGTGAAGAAAACTATCAATTGATTCTTGAAGAGTATGAAAAGACACCTTTGATTCCTTACACAATGTACGAAAAAGAACAAACGAAGAAATTTAAAAATGATCCATCTAATAGACAAAATTGGTATTACAATGAAGAGGAAGATTATTATATTGATCATTTAGGTGTAAAATTTAGTTTTAAATATTATTCAACAAGAAACGATAAGAATGGATTTACTCGTAGATTTAAAGTGTATGAGACAGATTCAATTCAAGAAACAGAAGCATTGGATGAATTAGCGAAAACTCCTACTGGACAACAACGTCAAATCCGTGTAAACCAAGTTTGGGAATCTTATAAAGAAACGATTAAAGAAGCGTTACATAGTGACCGTGGAAGTAGTATATATGCTCAACGAAAAATTGAAGTTGAGCCAGTTTTCGGTCAAATGAAGCGCAATTTTGGCATGCGCAGAACTCATGTTAGAGGTAAAAATGCAGTTCATAATGACATTGGTCTGCTCTTTTTAGGGATGAATTTGCAGAGATTAAGGAAATATATCTTAAATAATATGAATCAAGGGTGGTTTATCCCCCTTGATTTTACTGAATTTATTAAAAAGCACGTCCTAATTTTGATTTCAGTCAAAATCGGGACGTGCTTTCTTCTATTTTTGAGACTTTTTGCCCAGCCTCTCTAA